Part of the Triticum urartu cultivar G1812 chromosome 2, Tu2.1, whole genome shotgun sequence genome, gtataatatttggagtacgtactaaACTGTGTCTCTAGTGGGGGACGTTAAGACAACGTCCACTCCTAAGCccgccagcattttggagccatcgaagtgcatgacccagttggaatatgtgtcgtactctttagggagttcggcctctgtccattaagcgacgaagtcagccagtacttgggatttaatggcCCGGCGCGGCTTGTATGTTATGTTGAacggaaggagctcaatggcccactttgCGATCTGGCCCGTGGCATCACGGTtctttattatgtcattgagtggtacttcgtaAGCCACCGTGATTgagcactcttgaaagtagtgtcgtagcttccgggaggCCATGAAGATcacgtatgctatcttttggtaatgagggtaccgagatttgcatggtgtgaggacagtagatacgtagtataccgttttctgaagtgggaatttgtgtccgtaCTCCTCTCGCTCGATGACGAGCACTGCACTCACCACTTGGTGTGTTGCCGAGATGTATAATAACATGGGTTCACCGACGTTCGgcacggccaggattgggttgctcacTAAAAGAGCCTTTATCTCTTCCAGTCTGGCCATTtccgcatccgtccactcaaagtggtCGGTGCGTCGGACAAGGCGATAAAGCggcaatgccttttctcctagtctggagataaagcgACTTAAAGCTACCACACATCctgctagtttttggacctgtttaaggtctgttggtgtagccaattgggacaaagctcggattttggctggatttgcctcaattcccctattggagaGACAACGAAGCCTGGCAATTTTCCGGCGGGAACgccgaaaacacacttttccAGATTGAGCTTCATGTCATATGtacggaggttgtcgaatgtgagacgcAAATCAACTATCATGACTGCGAGACTGTGTGCCTCAGCTACTATGCTGACAACGCGCCGGCACTCACAACTAGGACTGGTACCTATTACATGTTGCGTGAGACCCTGGGTCTGCCCCAGGCATGAGTTTCGAACTCAGAGGTGTATTGGTTGAGTGTTATGGTGCACACTCACGCGCACCCAGCACTGGCATTACCTTAAGTCCAAGGGGCTAGATACTACTGAAGCATGGAACCAGCCCAGTCACTCGGGGAGTCACATCGAATGGCATATGGGCTTTGGCTCGGGTTCCTGGTCTTGCAGAGTCGCCTTCAATTTTGAATTTGCCGGTCACTCCGCGCACTATCGCCGTCGAGGAAAATGAGTTCGTCGGTCCGATCGTAGGGCCGAATGTGAGAGCGCCACGATTCGACTGGAGAAGCGGGCGGTGCTCGGTCTGCTCGCCCAGCGAGGGGAAGGGATCTCTAGCGCACGCGTCTTGTTGAGGCCTTTGAAATCAACTCGCACTCGCGCCGCCCAGATCTTACCCTCGCTTGGCTCATTGAGCAGCCACAGGTGGCTGCTGCTCTTAGTGCGCAGAGCGCGGGGGTCGTGCCGCCGGGCGTGCCTCTTAGAGCTGCTGAGCTTCGGAGCCGCCGCGGAGTGCTTTGGCATCCGCCGTAGCCTCACGTGCTgcgtctgctgctgctgcttctaaCTCCGCCTTGGCTGCTTCTACCTCCGCTTTGGCTGCTGCCAGCTCCGCTGCAGCCAGCCTTGACACCCTTGCTGCCGCAGCAGCTGCTGCTACAGCTGCTCGTTCACGCTCCTCTGCCACGGCGCGCTCGGCCTCCTGCCGGCGCCGCATGCTCGAGGTAGCCGTGTGCTGAGAGCGACCTGCAGACATGGCTCACTGCAGGGGGGCTGTTGCGTGAAGAGGAGGCTGTTGAAGACGAACTGCTGCTCGACAGTCCGGAGGGAGGAAAGTAACCAGGGGCAGACGGAGCAGCTACTGCTACCGACTTGGGTTGCTCGCAGGAAATGCTCAGGGTACAAGAtaacgaggctctgataccacttgttagaccTTTGAACCTGAGCATTGATAGTTGTGGATGACACTAGGAGAGTTGGGACAATTTTCGTTGGTTTATTTCTCACACAATGCCATGCCAACCTGAGGGGTTGGGGATACATACTTATAGGCTGCTAGCCAGCCAAGCATATGCTGAGATGCTACTAAGATGCCAGTCTAAGATGCTAGTCTAAGATGCTGGTCTAAGATGCTATCCTGACTGCCAGTCCTTGATGGTCAGGAACTCTATCCTAACTGCCACAAGGACCATGTGCTGCAGCCCCACAAAGACCCTAGTACACAGACTTATCCAACAATTAAAACATGTCACTGGAAATTTATTAAGGCATACATATCTAGACACACTCGAGGGATGAATACAATGTTTCTAAACATCAAGGAAAGCTAACATTCAGCATGGGGGAGTGCCACTTACCTGAACATTGTCATAGAGTTCAAACAGTGGAACAGCAAGTAGCTTCAAGTTCCTTGGAACAGCGAAATACTCTCTTTCAGTTAGATGAACAATGAAAAGCTTCTTGCATTCCTGTTCATCACATTGGTCGTTTTCATTATCTAATCCCAAATCCCAACAATAGATGGTAAAAAAACCTCTTAAGCAAGAATGTACCTTGGGCTTGGTTATATGTGGAGGGCAATAAGGATACATTACGGTTTCAAAGTTTGGCCTCCACCAAACAGCAACACACTCACCAACCTGTAAGTGAAAAACACATTACAGCTTTATAGGAATGGATACGGTTTACATTACGCAAGGTCTACGTTAACAAACATCTTATAGCAACAAAGTGAGCATGCTGTCAATAGGACAGGAACCCAAGATTACTGTAAGAAGCTAGACACGCAAGTTCATGCTGATTCAACGTATTTAATACTTTGGTAAGTAAAGACTACAGGTCAGTGTTGCATGTCTTCTACAGATGTCCACTTCGAATATTGTTTCATAAGCATGTGGACACAGGAAATTATGCTGGGGTGATGATAGGTGGTTCATGTTTTAAATAGTGGAAATTGTGATAGCGATTTCTGTAGAGCTATATAATGTTAATGACATGCTATATAATGTTAATGACACTTAGCACCCATGTCACTGTTCCATTTAGGCACAGCCACAACATAGTACATACAGAGCTATATAATGTTAATGACATGCTATAAATTTTTCCTCTCGGACACAGGACATGCCATAAATATGACTGTTATAGATGGGTCAAAGAACCTGAAATAGCAGTTCAGTCTTTTATTTCTTCCGGATGTAGATAGTCTTCAGTGCAGTTGGATTAACTATGATTCAGTAAGGTACAAAGTGACCAGTTCCAACATAATTATGCGAAATGATATGGCCATTGACCAATAGCAAAAAAGGAACTGAACTTCTCTCGGACTCAAATACCTGCCAGTTAGGTGGAAAGGAAGGTGAGTTCACTGCAAGTTTGCTGCACAACTTTCTTTTCAGGCCCTCAATTTCTGTAGAATTCAAGTCACATAAGCAAACAGCCAAAGCAGATGGCCCCATGTACGAAGAACAAAATAGAAGAGTGAAGCAACAGAAAACTCACCATTTTCTCCAGGCTTCAAACGTCCACCAGGAAGTTTGCAAAACGTGTTCCCAATTTGCAATAACAGTATGTGGGGGTGATTGTGCTCTTGCACCTGAATAGGATAATGCAAGTGAAAATTTCAGTTTATTTGCCAAATTAATGCATCCACTGAACAATTGTTACTGCAGGAAGTTTGCCAACAATTGGATGTCTTCAATCACAAAAATGTATATGAACATAATGATGAGATTGAAGAATAGAAACATACCAGTAGGATTGCTTCAACACTTGTCCGCATTCCTTCTTTCATGTAGCTGCCATTCCAAAGTAATTAGTAAGTTGATCCATTTGACAGGACAAGGTGAAGAAACATATGTAGCAAAGAAGCCAAACTGTTCACAGGGTACTTAAGACACAAAATAGAATGAACATAAACCTGCAACCAATTGAAGAACCACCGAAGCTTCTATATGTATTTCCTTTATGATACACATTGACATGACATTCCAGGCCAGTTTACAAACAAATTATCATGCATAACTACTTGTTACATAGTGCATCATAATTCCAAGTTACATCCTTGGCAAAAAAAAGGATCTACCAGGCACCAGAACCCTTCTAGTTCCTCTGCTACACACCTATTACAGAACCTACACAAAGTAATACAACCACGAAACAAGAGGGAGTAGTTAACCTCAGGAACTAGATTGCTCAGCATTTCTGCTGTTATTTCAAGCCAGCACCAGCTTACAACCCGCAACAGAAAGCCATCGAACTAACAAAAACACATATTTTAACATACAGACAGATTTACATAACACTCTGTTTTCATCAAGTAATTTCCACAGTAGCTAAATCCAAGCTAAATAAAAGCAGCATTAGCATGCAACAATTTGGTCTTCTCCCAATAATGCTCCATGGTATAATCCGACATAAGGAACCATTAATTACATAATGCTCCGTGATTACAAGTGAAGTTGTTAAAAATATCAGCCAAGCACCATAATTATTGCAGTTCCCCTCCTAAGCACATCTAGTAAAGGAACTACACAAAGTAATGTAACTACGAAAGGAGAGGAAATAGTCGACCTCATAAACTAGATTGGTCAGCATTTCTGCTGCTATTCCAAGCCAGCACAGCATACAACCATCAACAGACAGCCATCAAACTAACAAAAACACCGATATTAACATACAGACAGATCCACATAACACTGGGTTTTCATGAAGCAATTTCTGCAGTACCTAAATCCGAGCTAAAAAAGAGCAGTCTTAGCAACATGATGTTCAAAATTTGACTAAAGATATGCAACAATTTGGTCTTGTCCCAACAATACTCCATGGTACTCTCAGTCTCTGACACAAGGAACAATTTGTAACATAAAGCGCGATAATTACAAGTTACGTCGTTACAATGAACAAAATCTGCCAAGCACCATAATTATTGCAGTTCCCCTGTTAAGCACATCTAGCAAAGACATATAACCCTGAAACGAGAGGCAATAGTCAACCTCGTAAACTAGATTGCTCTGCATTTCTGCTTCTATTTCAAGCCACCACCAGCTTTCAACCCTGAATAGATAGCCAAAAATCCAACCAAAATTCACATACCAACACACAGATCTAGGTTTCCATGAAGCGATTTCCACAGTACCTATATCTGATCTGAGCTAATACAAAGCGTTCAGGCGGAGTAAATTTCAAATTTTGACTAAAATACTAAACGATTTGGCCACCTCCAGACATTCCCTCATGGAACTCTCCAGCGCAGGGGGGCTCTGCTGATGAACTCGAAATTAACGACGGGGATCTTCGACCCGGGATAATCTGAGCTCCAGCGTTTAGGGCTTCGGGCGAGAGCGGGTATGGAGCGGATCAGGAAGGCGAGGGACGGGGAGGCGCACTTACTTGACCTTCATGCGGGCGAGGCGGTCGGCGACGGAGGTGTCCTTCTCCATCTTGGGCTCCTTGGTGCCGAACGTGTAGTTGGCGAGCGGGTACACGTTCACCACCGACGACGTCGAGGCGCCCACCATCTCCTCCGCTTCGATTCGCGGGGCGCTCGCGGTTTTCTTCTCGGGCTCCGGTGGTcgccggtggtggcggcggcgggggaggagAGGCTGGTGGTGGGGGGTGGGGTCGGGTCGGGTCAGGTGGGCGTCTCGGTCGCTGCCTGGGCTCGGTCGGTTTCGTGATATACAGACAGGCCCACTTCCTTCCGTCTACAGCCACGGTTTGGTCTGGATTTGTATAGATATAAATGCATTTTTCTCTTCTGTTTCTTTAATATTTTTGTTTCCCTTACATTGTATGCATATGGACATTTTTCTACGTACAATTAATTCTTTGGCCAGTACTCTGCGCCGGCGCACCGGCCCAAATTTGGGCCGGTCTGCTGCCGAGCATTGGATCTGCAAAGGTGAACGGATGAGATTGTCGATGCCAAGTCATCTTCTTCCTTCCACGCACGCGCAAACAGAAAAAATGGATCTACGCCGTCCAGCCTCTTCGTGCTCGCCCTTGGCTGCCGCGTTGGAGCTCGCCAGGGCCGCTCGCTGTTGCAACTCGCCGGGGACGCTCGCCACCACAGCTCGCCGGAGACGCTCACCATATGCAGCTCCGCCGAGCCGGTCAAAAAGAAAAGGACGTCCCTAGTTCCGTGGggccgggcatgtcttcctcctCATGGTTGCAGGACCGTCGAGAGAGAGTTCTAGCATCGTCACAGCCCGCCACCGTACTCGCCACGCGCCCATCACATCACCACCATGCAGctccgtcgccgccgctcgccatTGTTAGCTAGCCGTTCTCCATTCTAAGCTTTTTTAGAAGCACGTTGCAGCCTTTCTCGACGCTGGTTGTAGCAAAATCGACCTCA contains:
- the LOC125540459 gene encoding pre-mRNA cleavage factor Im 25 kDa subunit 2-like, giving the protein MVGASTSSVVNVYPLANYTFGTKEPKMEKDTSVADRLARMKVNYMKEGMRTSVEAILLVQEHNHPHILLLQIGNTFCKLPGGRLKPGENEIEGLKRKLCSKLAVNSPSFPPNWQVGECVAVWWRPNFETVMYPYCPPHITKPKECKKLFIVHLTEREYFAVPRNLKLLAVPLFELYDNVQVSGTPPC